The Cylindrospermum stagnale PCC 7417 genome segment CATAATCGTGGAAACGATCGCAATAAAAATCCAGTCTCGCCCCACAAATGATAGTCTGGCCAAGGGGTAAGCAGCTAAAGCGCAAAACAGCAGATTTAAACCCACTGTCAGTACTGCCACCAAAGTACTGTTATATATATACTGTCCAAAAGGTAGAGATTGCCAAACAGTAGCGAAATTCTCCAGCGTCGGTAGGCTGGGTAATAACTGCGGTGGTGACTGAAAGATGTTCTCTGTCGGCGATTTCAAGGCTGTACTAATCAGCCACAGCAGCGGAAACAGGGTAACGAGTGCGATCGCTCCTAGTATTCCATAAATTAATAAAGTTTGCAGACGTGATTTTTGTAAGTTCATTTCAGCTTAGGCTTTCTGCTCAAATTATCGAAAATATCTATAAACCTCTCTCCGGTGTAATATTCTCATAAAAATCACCACATCCCCAGAGACAGCGATACCAATTCTGTAGTCTCCAACTCTAATGCGATAATAATCACCATCAGCTTTAAGTTTTTTAACATTATTAATTTCTCCTAGACTGACAGCATTTTCCACTTCTTCAATTACTGATTTAATCTTTTGCAGTAAGCAAGAATTAACCGCAGATGGAAGAGAATGGACGCAGATGAACGCAGATAAATTTGTACCTCATTGGACTAGGAAACGCTATAAGGCTTTCTGAGTTTTCTAAATATTTATTACAGCCCCCTTTTCTAGGCTACGATTAACTATCGTCTCTAGAGGAACTTCAGCAAAATAGTTTCGCTGAAATTGTTCTTCGCGGACGGCGGCTAAAAATTGGTTAACAGCAGCATCAGCAAGGGTTTCTGAGGCGTTGTCAGCATTCCAGTTGATTTGCAAAGAACGGTCTTGTCGTTGGACTGTAAACCCTAAATATTTTAAAGCTTTAAATCCTAAATGTAAGGTTTGGTCAGTGATACCCAGTTTATCTAAAAGTTGTCTGCGGGTAACTGGTTGATTTGTGCGACTGAGATATTTGGCAACTCCTACCAAAGTGAGCCAAATTTGGCTGGGTGGTGGGTTTTGAGGTTTTGACCAAGCGATCGCTAATTGTTGTTGATTATAAAGCGACTTTCGCCACCATGCACGTAAATCATCCCAGTTAGTCGGACAATCTTCGATAACCAGTACTGAGTCCTGCTTGCTGTATTCCTGTTTGGGAATATTCCGCCAATCTAGTATCTGTGGTGAATTTTGATTGCTGGGTGCTGAGTTAACACTAGGACGCACAGCAATTAATCTGATTTCATAGCGTTGTTTCGAGATGTGGCTGTTGTAGTCTAGTTCAGCTATGCAATCACACCTACCTGGGGGTAATTCTTCTTTATAGTGTCCCCACCAAATCCCCGGAAAAGGACTTTTGCTGGAATCATCCCGAATGTCAAACTCGGCTTTAATATACTGTACTTTTTTCTTTTGCCAATCTTGTTGATTGCGATGCCAAGAATTTTCAAACCAGCAATTTTGAATCAGCAGTTTCGGGGCGGGATTTCCCATTCCACAGGGTTCTAAAATTTTGAGTTCTAAAAATAACTCTTTTCCTAACTCTGCAACAGTTACCGCCAAGTCTGCTTGCACTGTTGGCGTCAGGTTAGCACCGCCTAAAGATTGGCGCAACCTTTGATTAATCGCCGCCGTAAATAAAGGAATATTCTCTGTCAACAAACTCAACCCAGCAGCAAAGGGATGTCCCCCGAAACGATGTAACAAATGTGCTTGGTCTTTCACCAATTGGTATAAATCAACAGAATTAATCGAACGGGCAGAACCACGGGCTAGATTGAGTGCTGAGGCAGTTTCCGAGTCAGAGGGTGAGTTTTCTGTACTCAATAAAATCGTTGGGCGGCCTGTTTCTTGGGCTATTTGTCCAGCGACTAAGCCCAAAACGCCAACGGGCCATTGGGCATCTGCTAAGACAATGACGCTGGTGGTTGATAAGTCTAACTGAGTGAGTTTTTGCGCTACTTGCGCTTGTACATCTTTTTGTAAAGACTTGCGGCGGGTGTTGGCTAATTCTGTAACTTCCGCCAGTTCATTGCAACGTTTAGCATCTTGGCTAGTCAGCAATTCTACGCAAAAGCTGGCATCGCCTTGGATGCGACTAACGGCATTAATGCGTGGCCCTAAGCCGAAAGAAATATCTGTGGGGCGATCGCCACTTTTCTGGCACAATTCCAATAATCGTCCTATCCCCGGACGTCTTCGCGCTGCTGGTGGTTGTCTAAAATCAGCTTGCAGTTGTTGAATTCCCACTTGCGCCAAGTAGCGACAATCTCCTTTTAGCTGCACCAAGTCGGCAATTAACCCCACCGCCACTAAATCTAATAAATCAGTTAACGGATGTTGCGGCACATCAGGCAGAGTTTGATGTAGCGCTTCGACTAATTTATACGCCACAGCCACCCCAGAAAGATGAAACAGCGGATGTTCGTTAGGCAAATAACGGGGGTTGATAATTGCTGTAACTGGTGGGCGTTCTGAGGGTAAGGTGTGGTGGTCAGTAACAATAACATCTATACCTAACTGTTTGGCATAGTTAATTTCACTAATATTTGTGCTACCTGTGTCACAAGTAACAATTAATGTAAAACCTTGTTTTGCTAAATTATCAATCCCCTGTTCATTCAGTCCGTGGGACTCTGTGAGGCGATTGGGGATGTAGTAAATTAATTGCGTATTTTGCCCAAAAAATTCTCCCAATCCATCCCAAAGCACAGATGTGGCGGTGATGCCGTCGGCGTCGAAGTCTCCCCAAATGGCAATTTTATCGCCAGTTGCCCGCGCCTGTTGCAAACGTTTTACTGCCAAATCCATTTCTTGCCCAAACTCAAAGGGACTCACTGGTTGATAGGATTTGTAGTTGACAAAAGCTGTTAGTTGTGATTCATCTTTTATTCCCCGTTGCCAAAGTAATTGTGCGGCATAAAGTCCACCTGCTGGGGGTGCATACTGTTTCACCGCTTGGATAAACCACTCTGGTGGTTGTTCTGTTGCTGCAAGAGTCCACTGCTGTAGTTGTTCAGCCATATAAGAAATAATAGCCCAATCAGTTGCTAGAACTTCACCCCCACTCCGTTAACTCATAGCATTCCCCACAGCTTTTTTAGCAAATATTGAACACCTGGTTATTCAACAACTAGTAGGGATTAACGTTGCTCCTAACTTAGTAGGTAAGAGGGTTTGATTGTTTCTAAGTTGACTCTGGCAAATATTAGAAAATAGGCTGCAATGGATACTTAGTGGTAGAAAGATAGGGTTTTTTAAGTAATTAGACGGAATTAGTATTACGAGACTTTTCCTAAATAAATTATTCCTTGGTAGAAAATTTAACATTAATTAATTTTTAATACCCTCATTGGTCTTGACCCAAGACAAATTGAGGTTTTTAGCCAGTCTAAAATCTCCAATCCTGTTATTCGATCAATTTGAAACAGCAAAGCGCACTATGGCATACGAAAGAATACACAAATCCTCGTCTTGGAAACCTGACACCCCGGCAAAAACAGAACCCTCTCGGTTTGCTCCTCGGAGCTTCAAAGTTAAACCACAGCAGGAGTCAGGAACTTCTTCTTCGCATCAGAACAATGAGATGGACGCAAGGGTGCAGGATAAAAATACGGCATCTGGACTAGAGATGAAGGAGAAATTAGGCAGCATAACGCCAGAGGAAAAAGAGCATCTGGGCGTATTGCGGGCGAAGATAGATGACTTCGCAGCCAAGAAAAGGGAAGAGATATCCAGCTATAGAAACCCTTTAGACAATCCATCCTTCTTTACTCCACGTCCTCAGGCTGCTACTCCCAGAGTGCAGATGAAGCTCACTCTTAGGAATCAGGAAGATAAGAATGAAAAAGAAGCCGATAGAGTGGCAGCGGATGTAGTGTATGATTCTGCTCCGCAGAGTCAAAGTATTCAGAGACAGGAAACACCTTTAGAAGAAAAGAGTGATTCTCACAACAACCAAAATGCTGAACCTCAAAGCTGGATTGCCCCCGCTTATGTAGCGATTAAAGATGGACGTTTCCAAGATGCACTCAAAGCCTATGAAGAGGGAGTGAAACTAAATCTAAAGATTACCCCAACTGTTAAACGGGATAAACTCAACATTTTAGAAAGTGATGAGCAAACCCCATCACCATTAGAGAAAGAAACAGAAGAAAAAACTCCGCTGCCATCAGAAAATAAAACAGAAATTGCCCAAAGTAACCCAGGTGTGTTTTCTAATCTACCCCCTTGGGCTAAACGTGACGATCCAAATGATGAAGCACAGCGGCAAAAAGCAATTCAGATTATTAGTGATAAGGCTAAATGGATTTATCAGGTATCTAAACAATATAATGTAACTCCTGATGCGATCGCCGGAGCAATTTTATGGGAAGGAATTGAAAATCCTTACCCTCGATGGAGAGTAATTCGACCTGATATTCCTGGTAAGATTCATAGCACAGCTAGAACCCTCAACCCCTTTGACAGATCTGAAGCTGAAAAAGTAGAAGAAGAGGGACGAGTTCCTCCATTAATTAGCAAAAATCCATCTCAATTTGAAATTCACAATTTGAATACATTAGGTGCCGCTGGCCTTCGAGAAGCAAGATTAAGAAACTCAGAATGGGCAATTATGTATATTGGGGCTATTCTAGATCGTGCAGCAGACATTTATGAAGCAGCTGCAAAACGTTTTGCAAAGCAAGACGTAACTTTTGATATACCCCCAAGACCTATTTACAATGTGAGAGATCAAGCAGGTATTTTAGGGGCTTTATATCAAGGGGGAAATCCTGACAAGCGAGCTGAAGGTTTTGAAAATCGACGCACAGATGCTTTTCAGGATGGTGGACTTATAGAACAACAAACAGTGGTTCCTATAATGGACAAAACCGAAAAAATGGGGCCTTGGATTAGTCAGTACAGATGGTGGATTCAGGATTTGTTAGAAAAAAATGGATGTCCAAGACAAGGATTTGCTCCAGAAGAACAAATAGGCCCCCAACGTCCCTTAAATGTACCAATTCCTAGCCCATTTTATCCAAAAGATAGTTGATGTATCAAGTTCGTAATTATGGCAATATCCCAAAGCAATTACTACTCATTTGCCTGGTACCACTAAGTTTGTTTTCAGCTTGTGGTAGCAGTCCAGTAATTTCTGCTAATTGTTCAGAGCCAAACCAAGTCGCAAATCAAGTTCAAAGTTCAACATCAGAATCAGAATATTTGTTAATCATTCAACAAAATGGTAAGTTGGGTTTTATAAACAAAACAGGGAGAATTGTGATCAAGCCACAATTTTACTCCCTTAAGCCATTTTCAGAAAACCGTGCAGCTTTTGGGGGTAAAAATGGCAAATGGGGTTTTATTGACAGGACTGGGAAGGTTTTAGTTTTACCTAGATTTGAGAATGTCGATCAATTTCATGCACAGCGGGCACCTGTTAAGCTGGGTGGCAAGTGGGGCTTTATTGACCTTAATGGCAACATTGTAGTTCAGCCCCAATTTACCCAAGTTTCTCGTTTTATCGAGGAACGAGCAGCAGTTAAGCTAGGTGGCAAGTGGGGCTTCATTGACCTTAATGGCAACATTGTAGTTCAACCCCAGTTTAACCGAGTTTCCCGTTTTATAGAGGGACGAGCATCTGTACAAATAGGGTATCTTTGGGGTTTAATTGACAGTGAGGGAAAGTTTATTATCCAACCAAAATTTATCGGATATACAGATTTTTCTGAAGGATTAGCAGGATTTCAAAGTGCTGATAATAGTGGTTTTATTGACCGTAATGGCAAAGTAGTCATCGAGCTAAAGGATATCAATTTAGACGTTGAGAGCTTGGGATTTAGGAATGGACTAGCACCTGTATGGGTAAGAAGTCCTGGTATTTGGAAACTAATTGATGGCATTGTTGACGATACAGGAAGAGGCAGAAAATTTTGGGGTTTTATTGACCGTACAGGTAGAACTGTTATTCCAACTAAATACGACTATGTATTAAATTTTAAAGACTGTTTAGCAGCAGTGAATAAGGGTGATAAGTGGGGATATATTAATACCTCAGGTCAAATGGTGATAGAACCACAATTTAAGGAACCACTTGATTTTCATGAAGGTTTAGCTGCATTACTAATTGACAAAAAGTATAGCTATATTGACATAAATGGTCAACTAATAATTGCACCTCAATTTACTGATACTTCAATCTTTTCTGAAGGATTGGCATCTGTGCAGATAAAAAAAGGTGGTAAGTGGGGTTTTATTGATCGCACAGGGAAAATGGTGATAGAACCACAGTTTGATCGAACTGGGATTTTTTCTTCGGGAATAGCACAGGTATGGATTGGTAATAAGTATGGTTATATTGACAAAACCGGAAAGTATATATGGAATCCGACTAACTGATTAACTGTTGCCTCAATTTATTTATTAATCAATGAAAGCACAAATATTAATGCTTGGCTCCTTTTTGACCTATACGTTGGTCGATTCTTGGGAACTGGCAGATTTCAGGCTTTTCTCCTAAATGCGGGAGCCAAGTTAAGAATACGGCGCTTGCCAATTACACTCTGGGAGGAAAAAATCGTAGACCAAGTACATATAGAGGTAGTGGTAGCTAGTCAACTGACAATTAACGGTGAGCCAGCCGAAGCTTGGTTTAGTACAAATCCAATGAGTGATTTACAGGCAGATGTCATCGCAGATCAAAGCAAGAGGCTAGCTTCAAGAAGCACAGGAAACTTTAAAGAACTTCCAGTCTCAGTAGTTGAGAAAGAACGCTTTAACGTAGAAGTTATTTTGTTCGGTGATGGTAAAAACTGAAACCAGCCACCAAATTTGATGGGTGTCATGTAAGTTTATATCTGGCATCAAATCTAGAGAGGTTAAAGAAAATTGTAGAGATGTTGAATGCAACGTCTCTATATTTATAAATCCAGAGAAAGTTAAAGAACTACGAGATAAATGAAAACACAAATATTCATGATTGGCTTCCTTTTGACTTATACGAGTTTTGGACTTCTAGAATGCAAAGCACAGTCATCACTCAATCAAAACAATACCCAGAGCCAGGTCATTTTATCATTATCTCAATTGCAGCAAGCTATGACGAAACTATCAAAAGAGGCAACAGTAGAAATAAATTTCGTTGACATAGGATTCAGGAAATCACCTATGACTAAATTGCTGATGGATGTGACACTGCATAACCATTACAATCAGCCCTATTGGTTTCTCTTACCAGCTGATATCGGTTCTTCAATGCCACAGCAAAACGGTGTCTCTAATGTTGAAGTATTAAAGCTCGGTGGGCAGGGGCGTGTTGTCCTTAGTCTTTTTGTGGGAAGTGCGAACTACCAGGCTTTTCTCCTGCCTGCGGGAGCTAAGTTAAAGATACGGCGTTTGCCAATCACACTCTGGGAGGAAAACTTCTTAGATAAAGAACAGGTAGAAGTAGAGGTAGTGATAGCTAGTCAGGTGACAATTAACAGTGAGCCAGCCCAAGCTTGGTTTGGCTCAAATTCAATGAGCGATATAGAGGCAGATGTTACCGCAGACGAAAGCCAAAGGATAGGTTCAAGAAGTACAGGAAATGCTAAAGAGGTTCCTGTCTCAGTATTTGATAAGAAACGCTTTAAGGTGGTAGTTCCTTTGTAGAAAGTTAGTCATAAGTAAAGCTAGCCATTAAGCTTGATGAGTGTCATGTAAGTTTATATCTGGCATCAAATCTAGAGAGGTTAAAGAAAATTGTAGAGACGTTGAATGCAGCGTCTCTATATTTATAAATCCAGAGAAACTTAAAGAACTACAAGATAAATGAAAGCACAAATCTTCATGCTTGGCTTCCTTTTGACCTATACGAGTTTTGGACTTCTAGAATGCAAAGCACAGTCATCACTCAATCAAAACAATACCCAGAGACAGGTCATTTTATCATCATCTCAATTGCAGCAGGCTATGACAGAAAAATCAATAGAGCCATCAGTAGAGATCAAGTCAGTTGGCATAGGATTTGCAAAATCGACTTTGACTAGATTCTTAATGGATGTGACACTGCACAATAATTACAACCAGCCTTGTTGGTTTCTCCTACCAGATTCAATCAACTCTTTAGCCATAGGAAAAGGTAGTGTCAATATGGTTGAAGCATTTGAGTTTCATGGTAAGGGGCGCGTTGTTGTTGGTCGATTCCTGGGAACCCCTAGCCTCCGGGCTTTTCTCTTACCTGCGGGAGCTAAATTAAAGCTCAGAGAACTGCCAATAGAAATCTGGGAGGAAAATATCTTCGACAAAAAACAAGTAGAGGTAGAGGTAGTGATAGCTAGTCATCTGACAATTAACGGTGAGTCAGCACAAGCTTGGTTTGGCACAAATCCAATGAGCGATATCGAGGCAGATGTCACTGTAGACGAAAACGACAGAATAGGCTTAAGAGAAATGCCAAATTTTGATGAGGTTCCTATCTCAGTAGTTGAGAAAGAACGCTTTAAGGTGTTAGTTACTTTATTCTGATGAGGTAAAAATTATGGATCAAAAGCTGACAAGGAAAGGATTTTAGGGCAGCTAACCTTAAGGTGTCATGTAAATTTATATCTGGCATCAAATCTAGAGAGGTTGAAGAACATTGTAGAGACCTTGAATGCAACGTCTCTATATTTATAAATCCAGAGAAAGTTAGAGAACTACGAGATAAATGAAAGCACAAATCTTCATGCTTGGCTTCCTTTTGACCTATACGAGTTTTGGACTTCTAGAATGCAAAGCACAGTCCTCTGTCAATCAAACTGATATCCATAAGCAGTCACAACAAGCTATGACGAAGCAAACAGTAGAGATAAAGTTCATTGACATAATACCTAGAAAGCCACCTATGACTGAATTGCTGATGGATGTGACATTGCACAACCATTATGACCAGCCCTGTTGGTTTCTCCTACCAGTTTCAATCCAGTCTCCAATACTACAAAAGGGCGGTGTGGATACGCTTGAAGCATTCGAGCTTGGTGGTAAGGGGCGTGTTGTTCTTGGTCGATTCTTGGGAACTGGCAAATTTCAGGCTTTTCTCCTAAATGCGGGAGCCAAGTTAAGAATACGGCGCTTGCCAATTACACTCTGGGAGGAAAAAATCGTAAACCAAGTACATATAGAGGTAGTCGTAGCTAGTCAACTGACAATTAACGGTGAGCCAGCCGAAGCTTGGTTTAGTACAAATCCAATGAGTGATTTACAGGCAGATGTCATCGCAGATCAAAGCAAGAGGCTAGCTTCAAGAAGCACAGGAAACTTTAAAGAACTTCCAGTCTCAGTAGTTGAGAAAGAACGCTTTAACGTAGAAGTTATTTTGTTCGGTGATGGTAAAAACTGAAACCAGCCACCAAATTTGATGGGTGTCATGTAAGTTTATATCTGGCATCAAATCTAGAGAGGTTAAAGAAAATTGTAGAGACGTTGAATGCAGCGTCTCTATATTTATAAATCCAGAGAAAGTTAGAGAACTACGAGATAAATGAAAACACAAATCTTCATGCTTGGCTTCTTCATAACCTATACGAGTTTTGCACTGCCAGAATGCAAAGCACAGTCCTCTGTCAATCAAACTGATATCCATAAGCAGTCACAACAAGCTATGACGAAGCAAACAGTAGAGATAAAGTTCATTGACATAATACCTAGAAAACCACCTATGACTGAATTGCTAATGGATGTGACACTACACAACCATTACGACCAGCCCTGTTGGTTTCTTCTGCCAGATAACATACCAGATGAGAGCAATTATGTAGCCATAGGACAAGGTGGTGTCATTTCGGTTGCGGTATATCAGCCTGTTGGTAAGGGGCGTGTTATCTTTGGGAATCTTGTAGGAAGTGCCAACTCCCAGGCTTTTCTGCTACCTGCGGGAGCTAAGTTAAAGATACGGCGCTTGCCAATCACACTCTGGGGTCTAGAAAACCTAGACAAAGACCAGTTAGAAGTAGAGGTAGTGGTAGCTAGTCAACTGACAATTAATGGGGAGTCGGCTGAAGCTTGGTTTGGTACAAATCCCATGAGTGATTTACAAGCAGATGTCACCGTAGATAAAACCAGCAGGCTAGCTTCAAGAAGCACAGGAAACTTTAAAGAAGTTCCTGTCTCAGTAGTTGAGAAAGAACGCTTTAAGGTAGAAGTTATTTTGTTCGGTGATGGTAAGAACTGAAGCCAACCTCTGAAAAATATTAAAGTGATATTTCTTGAATGTCGTCAAGATTTGGTAAAGAGTGGCTAGCGATCGCCTCTTGATCTACGGGTAGTCCATCGCTTCCAGGACGGTGTAAGCGATCGCCTTCGCCCCGCCATAGGCGATTGCCTCCGGCACGCTGTTCGCGATGGGCTGCGCCCCGCCAAAGGCGATCGCACTTTACCGCAAACTGGCAATTCTTACACAAGGCTGTTTTCTCTGCTGGCACTTGCGGAAATAACTCGTTTTTTTGATATAGTTCCAGCCAATTGCTTAACTGGCTTAAAAGTTGATTTAGTCTCTTTGCGGTTTTCTTGTGCTGGGCAGCATCGTAACTAAACTTAATATTTTGTGGTTGTCCTTGAGATTGAACAAACCAGTAAGTCATAGAAATCTGTTCTGGTGAATAGCCGCTAGTTTCAGCCAAAACATACATATAAAGGCGTGTTTGCCAGTTTTTTTCTAACTTGCTTCTAGTTGGTGGCTGAGGATAAGTCTTCCAGTCGAGGATTTGCGCTTGCTGGGAATCTGCAATCAATAAATCATAAATCACCGTCAGCAAGTAATTTTCAACTTGCAGGGTGCGGTAGTGTTCGCTTTCCCGGAAAGTTTGATCATCAGTGAATGGTGTTAAAATCTCTGGTGCGGCATTGGCAAAACCTGCCATCCAGCTTTGCAGTTGAGCATCCGCTGCCAAAAAACTCTGAATTGGTAAACCCATTTCTTGCTGTTGCATCAGCAGGTGAAAGCGACTCCCCAACGTTTGTTTTTCTTCGTGTTGGGGATCTGAGGGAGTATTGAGTTGTTCTAAATAAGTGTGCTGGAATTTACGGGGACAAGCTTCTAGCAGGTTTAGCTGTCCTTGAGACAGTCGTAATAGTTGGGTGGAAGTTGATAGCATACTTCTATTTTAGAAGCGATCGCCTTTTTATATTCTGCTCCTTGCCGGATGCCTCCCAAAAATAAAAGGTAAAAGAATGAATTTTGCATTTTTGCTTCATCCCTTCACCTTTTTTTTATGTACCTGATGCTTACTTCATATTAGCTGTTGTTCTCCCTGGCGTCCTTGACTGCGGCAACAAAAAATAATCCTGTGAGAGGAATACACAATCCCAAGATAATCGCAGTCACTTGGACACCTAAATCTGGTTGTCCAGAACTGAGTTCAAAAATCGAACCGACAGATGCGATCGCCGTTATGCAAGATCCACCCAGATACAAACCGCTTTTTGGAGTTAAATACACTACTTCTGCACCCTATACTACTGGTTTCACTGCTTGATACGAGAAGCCATTCTTAGATAGCTCCTGAGCCAAAGTCAAGGAGTTCTCCACACGGTCTACAAACACTACACCGTTGAGATGATCCATCTCGTGTTGAATGCAACGTCCTAGTAAGTCTGAAGCCTTTAATATCTGGGGACGGCCTGACTCATCTTTATAGGCAATTTCCACGACTTGGGGACGCTTCACATCTAGATATACACCGGGAATGCTTAAACATCCTTCTTGGGCAACGCAGATGTCACGGCTAACCTGTTTAACGGTGGGGTTAATTAACACCAGTGGCGGATTAGCGGCATTGTCTGGTTCGCAGTCAATGACAATGATTTGTTTGTGTATGCCAACTTGGGGTGCTGCTAAACCGATGCCATCCTGACTGTACATAGTTTGCAGCATTTCGCGCACCAGTTGGCGGATCTCGTCATCTACTTTAGCAATACGCTTTGCAGCTTGACGCAGCACGCGATCGCCTAAATAGTGCAGTTCCAAAGGCGGATTTTTTAACTTTTTCTTCTCTACAGCGATGTCAGAGGGCATGATTCTTATTCGGCTTGATGGTGAATTATCCTACTATTTCAATTCTATCAATCTCGTTACAGTCGGGACTGGCTTTCCCCGCAGGTATAGTGGTCAGTAGTCAGTTGTGCTATTCTTTCATGTTAAATTTTGCCGAAAGTGGGCGATGTCGGTTTCCGTCACCCTCACTTTCCCAGACGAATTTTAAATTTTGAATTTAGGTGTGGTGTGTTTAAATTTCTCACAAAACTAGACTACTTACTCAAAGAAACATTCCTCGGATTGCTGCGGGGAGGTTGGATGAATTGGGCGGCAGTCAGCACTGTTACAGTGTTACTATTTTTATTCGGCTTGAGTCTGCAAACCTCTTGGCAAGTAGAAACACTCCTCAACAAGTTCGGTAGCCAGCTTGAATTATCAGTTTATCTTGAGCCAGGTATCAAAGCCGAAACCATTGAAACACTGGTGGCGAATATGCCAGAGGTTGCAGAGATCCGAACCATTACTAAAGAACAAGCTTGGACTAAGTTAGTTAAGGAACTGGGGATTTCTGATATTGAAGGTGCTACCCAGCAGTTAGGGGATAATCCTTTAGTGGACGAGATGAAGGTGAAAGCGCGTAATTCTCAAGTTGTGCCAACTTTGGCGACACAGGTAGCTAAGTTGCGGGGAGTTGATTTGGTGCAGTATGTAGATGAAGCAGTTAAACGCATTGCCCAGTTGCACCAAGGTTTGAACTGGATGACTTTGACAATTACGATTATTCTCACCTTAACTGCGATCGCTGTTAACACTACCACAATTCGCCTGATCGTCATGGCGCGACGCCGGGAAATTGAAATCATGCAGCTGGTGGGCGCCACAACTGCTTGGATTTACTTACCATTTATTTTACAAGGTATTTCTTTTGGTTTACTTGGCGGTGCGATCGCTTGGAGTTTCATTACTGTGATTCAACAGTTTCTCGGAAAACTACTAGCCAATCAACCGGAGTTCATCCAATTTATTAGCAACGGTGTGCAACTGACTCCCGCACAAACTTTATTATTACCCTTAATTCTTTTGAGTTTCGGCGCAGCTGTAGGATTAATGGGAAGCTTATTCGCTGTCCGGCGGTTTGCTAGATAGTCATTAGTCATTAGTCATTAGTCATTAGTCATTAGTCATTAGTCATTAGTCATTAGTCATTAGTCATTAGTCATTAGTCATTAGTCATTAGCCATTATGTCATCACAATGGGAACGCTTACTGCAAAATCTTGGTGAATGGCAAGGTTCATTC includes the following:
- a CDS encoding type II toxin-antitoxin system RelE family toxin, encoding MENAVSLGEINNVKKLKADGDYYRIRVGDYRIGIAVSGDVVIFMRILHRREVYRYFR
- the recJ gene encoding single-stranded-DNA-specific exonuclease RecJ, which gives rise to MAEQLQQWTLAATEQPPEWFIQAVKQYAPPAGGLYAAQLLWQRGIKDESQLTAFVNYKSYQPVSPFEFGQEMDLAVKRLQQARATGDKIAIWGDFDADGITATSVLWDGLGEFFGQNTQLIYYIPNRLTESHGLNEQGIDNLAKQGFTLIVTCDTGSTNISEINYAKQLGIDVIVTDHHTLPSERPPVTAIINPRYLPNEHPLFHLSGVAVAYKLVEALHQTLPDVPQHPLTDLLDLVAVGLIADLVQLKGDCRYLAQVGIQQLQADFRQPPAARRRPGIGRLLELCQKSGDRPTDISFGLGPRINAVSRIQGDASFCVELLTSQDAKRCNELAEVTELANTRRKSLQKDVQAQVAQKLTQLDLSTTSVIVLADAQWPVGVLGLVAGQIAQETGRPTILLSTENSPSDSETASALNLARGSARSINSVDLYQLVKDQAHLLHRFGGHPFAAGLSLLTENIPLFTAAINQRLRQSLGGANLTPTVQADLAVTVAELGKELFLELKILEPCGMGNPAPKLLIQNCWFENSWHRNQQDWQKKKVQYIKAEFDIRDDSSKSPFPGIWWGHYKEELPPGRCDCIAELDYNSHISKQRYEIRLIAVRPSVNSAPSNQNSPQILDWRNIPKQEYSKQDSVLVIEDCPTNWDDLRAWWRKSLYNQQQLAIAWSKPQNPPPSQIWLTLVGVAKYLSRTNQPVTRRQLLDKLGITDQTLHLGFKALKYLGFTVQRQDRSLQINWNADNASETLADAAVNQFLAAVREEQFQRNYFAEVPLETIVNRSLEKGAVINI
- a CDS encoding WG repeat-containing protein produces the protein MYQVRNYGNIPKQLLLICLVPLSLFSACGSSPVISANCSEPNQVANQVQSSTSESEYLLIIQQNGKLGFINKTGRIVIKPQFYSLKPFSENRAAFGGKNGKWGFIDRTGKVLVLPRFENVDQFHAQRAPVKLGGKWGFIDLNGNIVVQPQFTQVSRFIEERAAVKLGGKWGFIDLNGNIVVQPQFNRVSRFIEGRASVQIGYLWGLIDSEGKFIIQPKFIGYTDFSEGLAGFQSADNSGFIDRNGKVVIELKDINLDVESLGFRNGLAPVWVRSPGIWKLIDGIVDDTGRGRKFWGFIDRTGRTVIPTKYDYVLNFKDCLAAVNKGDKWGYINTSGQMVIEPQFKEPLDFHEGLAALLIDKKYSYIDINGQLIIAPQFTDTSIFSEGLASVQIKKGGKWGFIDRTGKMVIEPQFDRTGIFSSGIAQVWIGNKYGYIDKTGKYIWNPTN
- a CDS encoding PD-(D/E)XK nuclease family protein, which produces MLSTSTQLLRLSQGQLNLLEACPRKFQHTYLEQLNTPSDPQHEEKQTLGSRFHLLMQQQEMGLPIQSFLAADAQLQSWMAGFANAAPEILTPFTDDQTFRESEHYRTLQVENYLLTVIYDLLIADSQQAQILDWKTYPQPPTRSKLEKNWQTRLYMYVLAETSGYSPEQISMTYWFVQSQGQPQNIKFSYDAAQHKKTAKRLNQLLSQLSNWLELYQKNELFPQVPAEKTALCKNCQFAVKCDRLWRGAAHREQRAGGNRLWRGEGDRLHRPGSDGLPVDQEAIASHSLPNLDDIQEISL
- the def gene encoding peptide deformylase: MPSDIAVEKKKLKNPPLELHYLGDRVLRQAAKRIAKVDDEIRQLVREMLQTMYSQDGIGLAAPQVGIHKQIIVIDCEPDNAANPPLVLINPTVKQVSRDICVAQEGCLSIPGVYLDVKRPQVVEIAYKDESGRPQILKASDLLGRCIQHEMDHLNGVVFVDRVENSLTLAQELSKNGFSYQAVKPVV
- a CDS encoding cell division protein FtsX, with amino-acid sequence MFKFLTKLDYLLKETFLGLLRGGWMNWAAVSTVTVLLFLFGLSLQTSWQVETLLNKFGSQLELSVYLEPGIKAETIETLVANMPEVAEIRTITKEQAWTKLVKELGISDIEGATQQLGDNPLVDEMKVKARNSQVVPTLATQVAKLRGVDLVQYVDEAVKRIAQLHQGLNWMTLTITIILTLTAIAVNTTTIRLIVMARRREIEIMQLVGATTAWIYLPFILQGISFGLLGGAIAWSFITVIQQFLGKLLANQPEFIQFISNGVQLTPAQTLLLPLILLSFGAAVGLMGSLFAVRRFAR